In Paenibacillus sp. G2S3, a single window of DNA contains:
- a CDS encoding aminoglycoside phosphotransferase family protein, which yields MESFTKTKLTTEQQNNLVGATFGSHVSINRSTELTGGYFNAAYDLLLSDGRAMILKIAPSDETDTLNYEQDIMSVEVTAMRLMKSKGTVPVPEVYAYDNSKEMISSEFFFMEKIVGQPYNEIKEELSLQQRISIEEELGRYSRLINEIPGERFGLFSASTLVKGNSWREVFKHLIINLLEDARRLKAEMPIPLENVEAEIISRLHVMDVVTEPRLIHWDLWDGNVFVREGRIVALIDWERALWGDPLMEYYFRYIENSEHFCRGYGNSFDSPNECARKKLYDLYIDLIYFIEYYSRKYDSQGHLKWARDNLLEGWKRFMN from the coding sequence TTGGAGAGCTTTACTAAAACAAAATTAACGACAGAGCAACAGAATAATTTGGTAGGTGCTACTTTTGGAAGTCATGTGAGCATTAATCGAAGTACTGAACTGACTGGTGGCTATTTTAACGCAGCATATGACCTTCTTTTATCAGACGGAAGAGCCATGATTCTTAAGATAGCACCATCTGATGAAACAGACACCCTTAATTACGAGCAAGACATTATGTCTGTAGAGGTTACGGCGATGAGACTGATGAAGTCAAAAGGGACAGTGCCTGTGCCTGAGGTATACGCTTATGATAACAGTAAAGAAATGATTTCGAGTGAGTTTTTTTTCATGGAGAAAATAGTCGGTCAGCCCTATAATGAAATTAAGGAAGAACTAAGTCTGCAGCAGAGAATAAGTATTGAGGAAGAGTTAGGTCGTTATTCCCGGTTAATAAATGAAATTCCTGGTGAACGTTTCGGATTATTTAGTGCGTCCACACTTGTAAAAGGGAATTCATGGAGGGAAGTTTTTAAGCATTTGATTATAAACCTGCTTGAAGATGCACGTCGTTTAAAGGCAGAGATGCCCATTCCGTTAGAAAACGTTGAGGCTGAAATCATAAGTCGCTTACATGTTATGGATGTTGTCACTGAACCTCGCCTAATACACTGGGATTTATGGGATGGCAATGTGTTTGTGCGAGAGGGCCGCATTGTTGCATTGATTGATTGGGAACGGGCTCTTTGGGGCGATCCACTTATGGAATATTATTTTCGCTATATTGAGAATTCAGAGCATTTCTGCAGAGGTTACGGGAATAGCTTCGACAGCCCAAATGAATGTGCCCGCAAAAAACTCTACGACTTATATATCGACTTAATTTACTTCATCGAGTATTATTCGCGTAAATACGATAGCCAAGGCCACCTTAAGTGGGCGCGTGATAATCTGCTTGAGGGCTGGAAGCGGTTTATGAATTAA